A single genomic interval of Armatimonadota bacterium harbors:
- the hydF gene encoding [FeFe] hydrogenase H-cluster maturation GTPase HydF, with amino-acid sequence MPSLNQTPSGERLHISIFGRRNSGKSSLINALTGQKVAIVSDIPGTTTDPVSKAMEILPIGPVVITDTAGIDDVGALGELRVEKTLRVLEKTDLAVLLIEAKQAPGEWEDKLANMAGNRQIPLIVVESKSDFIAGDNNKAMSQAEVWARKRSLPFVRVSSATGENIGVLKQELIANAPAGFCEPTIIGDLINPGEIVVLVVPIDSAAPKGRLILPQVMTLRDVLDHGAYAVVAKESELKAALASLSRKPKIVVTDSQAFKRVAEDTPPDIWMTSFSILMARYKGDLAEFVKGAQALKSLKPGDRVLISEGCTHHRQKDDIGSVQIPQYLTRMIGGELEFGFSSGVEFPSDIQSYKVIVHCGGCTLNRREMCFRQKQAREAGVPMTNYGVTLAYIHGILSRALAPFPSVKTIWDDSERAMSSSLKKE; translated from the coding sequence ATGCCTAGTTTGAATCAAACTCCATCTGGGGAGCGATTGCATATAAGCATATTTGGGCGCAGGAACTCGGGGAAATCATCTCTTATTAATGCATTAACCGGTCAGAAAGTGGCAATTGTTTCTGATATTCCTGGCACAACAACCGACCCCGTGTCCAAAGCAATGGAGATACTTCCCATTGGACCGGTGGTTATTACAGACACTGCAGGTATTGACGACGTTGGGGCGCTTGGCGAGCTTCGTGTTGAGAAGACACTAAGAGTGTTAGAAAAAACTGACCTAGCAGTTTTGCTTATTGAAGCAAAGCAAGCTCCTGGCGAATGGGAAGATAAGCTAGCTAATATGGCTGGCAATCGTCAAATTCCATTAATTGTAGTCGAGTCAAAGAGCGATTTTATCGCGGGAGATAATAACAAAGCTATGAGTCAGGCCGAAGTTTGGGCACGCAAACGCTCTCTCCCTTTTGTTCGTGTCTCATCTGCAACTGGTGAGAATATTGGAGTTTTAAAGCAAGAATTGATTGCAAATGCGCCTGCAGGATTCTGTGAACCAACAATAATTGGTGACCTTATTAACCCTGGTGAAATTGTTGTCCTGGTGGTACCGATTGATTCAGCAGCACCAAAGGGCAGATTGATTCTCCCACAAGTAATGACCCTGCGCGACGTTCTCGACCATGGCGCCTATGCTGTTGTTGCCAAGGAAAGCGAATTAAAGGCGGCATTGGCGAGCCTCAGCCGTAAACCAAAAATAGTTGTAACCGATTCCCAAGCATTCAAAAGGGTGGCTGAAGATACTCCACCCGACATATGGATGACGAGTTTTTCCATATTAATGGCACGCTATAAAGGCGACCTTGCAGAGTTTGTAAAAGGTGCGCAAGCGCTTAAAAGTCTAAAGCCGGGTGATCGTGTGCTCATCTCCGAAGGATGTACGCATCACCGACAAAAAGATGACATTGGCAGTGTGCAAATCCCTCAATATTTAACGCGCATGATTGGCGGCGAGTTGGAGTTTGGTTTTAGCTCTGGAGTTGAGTTTCCGTCAGATATTCAGAGTTACAAAGTAATTGTTCACTGTGGAGGTTGCACGCTCAACCGCCGTGAAATGTGTTTTCGCCAGAAGCAGGCACGTGAAGCCGGGGTACCAATGACGAATTACGGGGTCACACTAGCCTATATCCATGGCATCCTCAGTCGTGCACTTGCCCCCTTCCCTTCTGTCAAGACGATTTGGGATGATTCTGAACGGGCAATGTCAAGCAGTTTAAAGAAAGAATAA
- the htpX gene encoding zinc metalloprotease HtpX, which produces MNSLKTGILLAALTILIVLVGGMVGGPRGTVWAFIFALAMNGLAYWYSDKIVLAMYGAKPISEAESPGLYSLIRRLTMEAGLPMPKLYIIPGEMPNAFATGRNPENAAVAVTEGLLRILDRDEVEGVLAHELAHVKNRDILISTIAATLAGAIMMLANMARWAAIFGSMGRSDDNRNGGGGLALLITAFIAPIAAMLIQLAISRSREYQADATGAIISGKPLSLANALIKLENAAKFVPAEVNPSTAHMFIVNPLRGGGILSLFSTHPPIPDRVNRLRAIAEKMGQTV; this is translated from the coding sequence ATGAATTCGCTAAAAACAGGTATTTTATTGGCAGCGTTAACAATTCTCATAGTCCTTGTTGGAGGCATGGTTGGAGGCCCCAGAGGGACAGTTTGGGCTTTTATATTTGCTTTAGCGATGAACGGGCTTGCGTATTGGTACAGCGACAAGATTGTGCTTGCAATGTATGGTGCAAAGCCAATAAGCGAGGCCGAGTCACCCGGTTTGTACTCTCTTATAAGACGGCTAACAATGGAAGCCGGTCTCCCAATGCCAAAACTCTACATTATTCCCGGTGAAATGCCCAACGCATTTGCAACCGGTCGCAATCCTGAAAATGCGGCTGTTGCAGTGACCGAGGGACTTCTCAGAATACTTGACCGTGATGAGGTTGAAGGTGTGCTCGCTCATGAATTGGCGCACGTGAAGAACAGAGACATCTTAATTTCAACAATTGCTGCTACATTGGCCGGAGCAATCATGATGCTCGCAAACATGGCTCGGTGGGCAGCGATTTTCGGCAGTATGGGTCGGTCGGATGATAATAGGAATGGCGGTGGCGGACTTGCTCTTCTTATTACTGCTTTCATAGCACCCATTGCCGCGATGCTAATCCAATTGGCAATATCGCGCTCGCGCGAATATCAAGCCGACGCAACAGGAGCAATAATTAGTGGCAAGCCACTCAGCTTAGCCAATGCACTTATAAAACTCGAAAACGCTGCAAAATTCGTGCCAGCAGAAGTGAATCCATCCACGGCGCATATGTTCATAGTGAATCCACTTCGTGGAGGAGGGATTCTTAGCCTCTTCAGCACACATCCCCCAATCCCTGACCGCGTCAATCGGCTCAGAGCAATAGCTGAAAAGATGGGGCAAACAGTGTAG
- a CDS encoding Tat pathway signal protein has product MKDDRIWAYLIHLGFNFWADREAPEWNLPHITARPYMRFNRELWERLIPKFAEAGINTLVIDLGEGVRYESHPELAARDAWTVKELKAELAHLRNLGIEPIPKMNFSACHDVWLGPYSRMLSTDTYYGVCRDLIQEAIEIFDKPRLFHLGMDEETAAHQAMYDYVVIRQHDLWWHDFLFLVEQVEKGGARAWIWSDYLWVHPDEFIAKMPKSVLQSNWYYGESFSPEISYVKAYLDLEKHGYDQVPTGSNWTVPTNFGDTVKFAKENIAPERLKGFLQTVWRPLLPDCFERHIRAIEQVGAAARSEFI; this is encoded by the coding sequence ATGAAAGACGACAGAATTTGGGCTTATTTAATCCATCTTGGCTTCAATTTTTGGGCAGACCGTGAAGCCCCTGAGTGGAACTTGCCTCACATTACCGCACGGCCGTATATGCGTTTTAACCGGGAATTATGGGAGCGACTGATTCCAAAGTTTGCAGAAGCTGGAATAAACACGCTCGTCATTGATCTTGGCGAGGGTGTCAGGTACGAGAGTCATCCTGAACTAGCCGCGAGAGATGCCTGGACAGTGAAAGAGCTAAAGGCCGAACTTGCACATCTTCGTAACCTTGGCATCGAACCGATTCCGAAAATGAACTTTTCTGCGTGCCATGACGTCTGGCTAGGACCCTATTCTCGAATGCTAAGCACTGACACGTACTACGGAGTCTGCAGAGATCTCATCCAAGAGGCTATTGAAATTTTTGATAAACCACGTCTTTTTCATCTAGGCATGGATGAGGAAACGGCTGCACACCAAGCAATGTATGATTATGTTGTAATCCGTCAGCATGATTTGTGGTGGCATGATTTTTTGTTTCTTGTAGAACAGGTTGAAAAAGGCGGCGCACGTGCATGGATTTGGTCTGATTATTTATGGGTGCACCCGGATGAGTTCATAGCAAAGATGCCAAAATCAGTGCTTCAAAGTAATTGGTACTATGGTGAGTCTTTTTCACCAGAAATTAGTTATGTAAAGGCATACCTCGATTTAGAAAAGCACGGCTATGACCAAGTTCCTACTGGGAGCAATTGGACGGTTCCCACGAATTTTGGAGATACGGTTAAATTTGCGAAGGAGAATATTGCGCCGGAAAGACTTAAAGGTTTTCTTCAAACAGTTTGGCGGCCATTGCTCCCTGATTGCTTCGAACGGCATATAAGAGCCATTGAACAGGTAGGCGCCGCGGCGAGAAGCGAGTTTATATAG
- a CDS encoding PDZ domain-containing protein: MVISSLRLIVIGITVAVVCGCEPVMRELQYTNPRTHLFPMHMDLGIGDEKVDTATLIASQNYVAFVEHPNVIVHYPNGMSALAKQVADAFEKARIKIAERTGITWAFKPIVYLVPVTNTSCGYRLRISLRKQRELKLPLIILPNGVVLSEWSSGIAHELTEASMLASLSRRELFLGDYCIFGGGLVNETRWFRDGVSELAGEILNRELFGEEYQPPADIYAELSRIRGLLLDWNNCKEYTANERAYYLASLGLIHELTNRYGDHVIAQIVEAALKHRYINGSTLLRAVNKITGTDLKEFLRTYQPTWLGIETVDASQKVKIAAVYSGGPAEKWGLKAGDIITSVDGQHVPSSAWLVHYIAARRPRERISVEVERAGVRSKYHLMVVSKPAFH; encoded by the coding sequence ATGGTAATATCCAGTCTTCGGCTGATTGTCATAGGAATCACAGTGGCAGTAGTTTGCGGGTGCGAACCAGTCATGCGCGAACTTCAATACACCAATCCTCGCACGCACCTTTTCCCGATGCACATGGATCTTGGCATTGGCGATGAGAAGGTAGACACTGCCACCTTAATCGCTTCTCAAAATTATGTTGCTTTTGTTGAACACCCAAACGTCATTGTTCACTACCCAAATGGAATGTCTGCGCTTGCCAAACAGGTAGCCGATGCATTTGAAAAAGCGCGAATTAAAATAGCAGAGCGAACAGGCATAACTTGGGCTTTCAAACCAATCGTATATCTCGTTCCTGTTACAAACACATCTTGCGGCTATCGCCTTCGCATATCGCTTCGTAAACAACGCGAACTGAAGTTGCCATTGATTATTTTGCCAAATGGCGTAGTTCTTTCGGAATGGAGTAGCGGAATAGCACATGAGCTAACCGAAGCATCCATGCTTGCGTCGCTCAGCAGACGAGAGCTTTTCCTTGGCGACTATTGCATATTCGGCGGAGGATTAGTCAACGAAACTCGATGGTTTCGCGATGGAGTTTCTGAATTAGCAGGCGAAATCCTAAACCGCGAACTGTTTGGCGAAGAATATCAGCCGCCAGCTGATATATATGCCGAACTCTCACGCATCCGTGGGCTTCTTTTAGATTGGAATAACTGTAAAGAATACACAGCAAACGAAAGAGCCTATTACCTCGCTTCTCTTGGGTTAATTCATGAATTAACGAATAGATATGGAGACCATGTAATCGCCCAGATTGTCGAAGCTGCTTTAAAGCACCGTTACATAAACGGAAGCACGCTTCTCAGGGCTGTCAATAAAATAACTGGTACTGACCTAAAAGAATTTTTAAGAACCTACCAGCCGACCTGGCTTGGAATAGAAACAGTGGACGCTAGCCAAAAAGTAAAAATTGCCGCTGTTTATTCCGGCGGCCCTGCTGAAAAATGGGGCTTGAAAGCAGGAGATATAATTACGTCCGTTGATGGACAGCACGTTCCATCCTCTGCATGGCTAGTCCACTACATCGCCGCACGTCGGCCAAGAGAACGAATTTCGGTGGAGGTGGAACGTGCTGGGGTTCGCAGTAAATACCACTTAATGGTTGTCTCCAAGCCTGCATTTCATTAA
- a CDS encoding CehA/McbA family metallohydrolase, translating to MNRIFFTSLLLFFIAGTISSAAKVEKWTWARGSLHTHTTNSDGDSPPQVIADWYRENGYNFLAITDHEKLTDPLPLDNNPNDNFILITGEELAMPGKGSPIHANAFGITETIKAPNRTLNAGRSVRRLVETIRDAGGIPMVNHPNWEKGLLHIDLLYIDGPYILEIANMGNGSLNEGNFARLSTEQIWDYLLSNGKEVYASATDDMHSIKDGPTGPNGPGKGWIVAKVPELTPKAVLTALSKGDFYASTGVELEDYSFDGERFYIKVRPKPGKSYMIRFVGKWGSILQETMGTSAIYKVTGKQEPNSYIRCKVICSDETVAWTQAFRID from the coding sequence TTGAACCGCATATTCTTTACATCCTTACTACTTTTCTTCATAGCTGGCACTATTTCAAGCGCCGCAAAAGTAGAAAAATGGACATGGGCTAGGGGAAGTCTCCATACCCACACAACCAATAGTGATGGCGACAGTCCGCCACAAGTAATAGCCGATTGGTATAGAGAAAATGGCTATAATTTTCTAGCAATCACGGATCATGAGAAATTGACAGACCCACTTCCCTTGGATAACAATCCGAACGACAACTTCATTCTCATCACAGGGGAGGAACTGGCAATGCCAGGCAAGGGGTCGCCAATTCATGCAAATGCTTTTGGCATAACAGAGACAATTAAAGCCCCAAACAGAACTCTTAATGCAGGAAGAAGTGTACGTCGTCTTGTTGAAACCATTCGAGACGCGGGTGGAATACCAATGGTCAATCACCCAAATTGGGAAAAAGGCCTTTTGCACATTGACCTGCTTTATATCGATGGACCGTACATTCTTGAGATTGCCAATATGGGCAACGGCAGTCTAAATGAAGGAAATTTTGCACGACTCTCAACTGAACAAATTTGGGACTACTTATTGTCAAATGGCAAGGAGGTTTATGCCTCGGCAACCGACGACATGCATTCAATCAAAGACGGCCCTACTGGACCAAACGGCCCTGGAAAAGGGTGGATAGTAGCAAAAGTGCCAGAGTTGACACCTAAAGCAGTGTTAACAGCATTGTCAAAGGGTGATTTCTATGCGTCGACCGGTGTTGAACTTGAGGACTATTCTTTTGATGGCGAAAGATTCTATATTAAGGTGCGTCCAAAGCCAGGCAAGTCGTATATGATTCGATTCGTAGGCAAATGGGGAAGCATACTCCAAGAAACAATGGGTACATCGGCAATATATAAAGTAACTGGAAAGCAAGAACCAAATTCATATATCCGCTGCAAAGTAATCTGCTCTGATGAAACCGTTGCCTGGACCCAAGCATTCCGGATTGATTAG
- a CDS encoding tetratricopeptide repeat protein, with protein MRRDYLIYVLLVIITFAAFGRVLVNDFVVYDDDKYVTHNEHVKAGLTPEGLAWAFTAFHAANWHPLTWISHMVDCSVYDMKPWGHHLTNLLLHVANVLLLFHILKLMTGSIWKTALVAALFGVHPLHVESVAWVSERKDVLSTFFWLITMWAYYRYSRCPKLGSYIPVVLFFALGLMSKPMLVTLPFVLLLLDWWPLGRISLKSYTLVLKPGSIVRQLLNEKIPLFALAVASSIVTFIAQKEGGAVGTLMEIPLDMRIGNALLSYMRYIGKMIWPWPLVVFYPHSIHGLPILKVIFASILFLAITWLVIKQMHRRPYMVVGWFWYIGTLVPVIGIIQVGRQAMADRYTYIPLIGIFIILAWGIPDYFNTRIKEKAKKVSSILPSITCIIIAVFVVCTWCQVGYWKDTIALFGHTLPITGSNYVVHNNLGVAFSEKKQYEQAIAHFQKVLEVEPNDPDTNYNMGNALVAIGRFSEAAKYYRAAVKADPNYAYAHNNLGNILSQQGRLDEAIEEYKKALQAKPDDLDIKRNLETALSQRAKKTNTATSLYEAIKANPNDAKAHYELAVILENQTDFEGAIEHFSIAARLKPSYATHYHLANILSKMDRVDEAIRHYREAIRLDPKRFEAHYNLANTLSRQGKLDEAIGEYVEVIRLKPDFADAHNNLAIALFEKGDYAGAWHHVYLSRQNGGNPHPEFIRALSEHMPDPGG; from the coding sequence ATGCGACGAGATTACCTAATCTATGTTCTTCTAGTTATAATAACTTTTGCTGCCTTTGGACGTGTTTTAGTCAATGATTTTGTGGTCTATGATGATGACAAATACGTAACCCACAACGAACATGTTAAGGCAGGACTAACGCCCGAAGGCCTAGCATGGGCTTTCACCGCATTCCACGCTGCCAATTGGCATCCTCTGACTTGGATTTCCCACATGGTCGATTGTAGCGTATATGACATGAAGCCATGGGGACACCATCTTACTAATCTTCTTTTGCATGTGGCGAATGTTCTGCTACTTTTTCACATCCTAAAATTGATGACTGGCTCAATATGGAAAACCGCTTTGGTAGCCGCATTATTCGGCGTGCATCCCTTGCATGTCGAATCAGTCGCCTGGGTTTCAGAACGAAAAGACGTTCTAAGTACATTTTTCTGGCTAATCACAATGTGGGCGTACTATCGATATTCCAGATGCCCAAAGCTCGGGTCATATATCCCAGTTGTGCTATTTTTTGCACTGGGCCTAATGTCAAAACCAATGCTTGTAACACTTCCATTCGTTCTACTTCTACTAGACTGGTGGCCCCTCGGACGCATAAGCCTTAAAAGTTACACCCTAGTCCTTAAGCCAGGAAGTATTGTTAGGCAACTTCTAAACGAGAAGATTCCCCTTTTCGCGCTTGCTGTTGCATCAAGCATTGTAACCTTTATCGCACAAAAGGAAGGCGGGGCTGTTGGAACGCTAATGGAAATCCCGCTCGACATGCGGATAGGAAACGCTCTTCTATCTTACATGCGCTACATAGGCAAAATGATTTGGCCTTGGCCACTAGTGGTTTTCTACCCACATTCAATACATGGATTACCCATTTTGAAAGTAATTTTCGCTTCGATTTTATTCCTAGCAATTACTTGGCTAGTAATAAAACAAATGCACCGGCGACCTTACATGGTCGTTGGTTGGTTTTGGTACATCGGCACTCTAGTTCCAGTAATCGGAATTATACAAGTAGGCCGCCAGGCAATGGCAGATAGGTACACATACATTCCACTCATCGGCATATTTATAATACTTGCCTGGGGTATCCCTGACTACTTCAACACGCGAATAAAAGAAAAAGCCAAAAAAGTGTCCTCCATTCTGCCATCGATAACATGCATTATAATTGCTGTCTTTGTTGTTTGCACTTGGTGCCAAGTGGGCTATTGGAAAGACACAATTGCTTTGTTTGGCCACACTCTTCCAATTACAGGCTCCAACTACGTAGTTCACAATAACCTTGGAGTTGCTTTTTCTGAGAAAAAGCAATACGAACAAGCCATAGCCCACTTTCAAAAAGTCTTAGAAGTCGAACCCAACGACCCCGATACAAACTACAACATGGGAAACGCACTTGTAGCCATCGGCCGCTTTTCTGAAGCAGCCAAATATTACAGGGCAGCAGTCAAAGCTGACCCAAACTATGCTTATGCGCACAATAATCTTGGCAATATCTTGTCACAGCAAGGTAGGCTCGATGAAGCAATCGAAGAATATAAGAAAGCGTTGCAAGCTAAACCCGATGATTTAGATATTAAACGCAATCTAGAGACTGCGCTTTCACAACGTGCTAAGAAAACAAACACAGCTACGAGTCTCTATGAGGCCATTAAAGCAAATCCCAACGATGCAAAAGCTCATTATGAACTTGCAGTTATTCTTGAAAACCAAACTGACTTCGAAGGTGCCATCGAGCACTTCTCCATCGCAGCTCGATTAAAGCCTAGCTACGCCACTCACTATCACCTAGCAAATATCCTTTCGAAAATGGACCGCGTTGATGAAGCTATTCGCCATTATCGAGAAGCAATTCGCTTGGACCCAAAGCGATTTGAAGCCCACTACAATCTCGCAAACACCCTTTCAAGGCAGGGAAAGCTAGATGAAGCAATCGGGGAGTATGTCGAGGTCATACGCCTTAAGCCTGACTTCGCAGACGCCCATAACAATCTTGCCATCGCATTATTTGAAAAGGGTGATTATGCTGGCGCTTGGCATCATGTATATCTTTCGCGACAGAACGGCGGTAACCCCCATCCTGAATTCATACGCGCTCTGTCAGAGCATATGCCGGACCCAGGAGGGTAG
- a CDS encoding tetratricopeptide repeat protein has product MKINKKNEWLVPSALISITIIVFIPILWHEFVAWDDDMLIHQNPFYHPFNLHSFLYFWGHHYEGLYMPLTYNSWGIISLIAKLPPSPNRPSMSPIPFHAFNLSLHLINVLLVLNIVLFLIKKYISPAEKKTILGIPHEFWAGGIGALVFAIHPVQVEPVAWATGAKELLSTFFSFAALRMYLGAAAGQTNGGKKGYFLGMLYFILAMLAKPSAVAVPLLAWFLDYLILKRTFKQSVTNVLPWIALAIPFIIIGKKIQPDIQVSFVPQLWQRPFVAGDAIAFYLYKLFFPFNLGPDYGRTPAYVLDNWWGYVTWIAPCLITVMAWTQRNKAPWFAAICVTVAGLLPVLGFVPFVYQSYSTVADRYLYLPMLGPALAVAWLALRLKGNLSKSVLVLALGVFATLAFSQQNHWYNTISLFEHALSVNPRSYIACNNMAVVFISKGEIDKAAEYLGRALEVRPEDAEANNNMGFLLANQGKLDEATEFYQRAIKAKPNYSSAYVNLGNIYVSKGDFQKAIEYYHKAISFNPYDAAGHGNLGYALYRLGKAEEAIKEYRLAIRLRPGFMEAHANLGDAFMAQGKIENAIEEYKEAVRLRPDFARACIGLGIALSRLGKFDEAADIFSQAIKANPESVEAHYGLANALFRLKRYDEAIAEYSKAAHLKPNFGGAHRNMAVCLFLVGRYSDAWLEVQLARKYGVEPHPNFLKALSQKMQKP; this is encoded by the coding sequence GTGAAAATAAATAAGAAAAATGAATGGCTAGTTCCATCCGCACTCATCAGCATAACAATAATCGTCTTTATTCCAATCCTATGGCATGAGTTTGTTGCCTGGGATGATGACATGCTCATCCACCAAAATCCTTTCTATCATCCATTCAATCTGCACAGCTTTCTGTACTTCTGGGGACACCACTACGAAGGGCTCTATATGCCCCTAACTTATAACTCATGGGGCATTATCTCGCTAATTGCCAAACTGCCACCTTCCCCTAATAGACCTAGCATGAGTCCTATTCCATTTCATGCCTTTAATTTATCGCTACATTTGATAAATGTTCTTCTTGTGCTAAACATTGTTCTCTTTTTAATCAAAAAATACATATCGCCGGCAGAAAAAAAGACTATATTGGGCATCCCACATGAGTTTTGGGCAGGGGGAATAGGCGCTTTGGTGTTTGCAATTCACCCTGTCCAAGTCGAGCCAGTCGCATGGGCAACAGGAGCGAAGGAATTATTATCAACATTTTTCTCATTTGCTGCCCTTCGGATGTACCTTGGTGCTGCCGCAGGACAAACTAACGGTGGCAAAAAAGGCTATTTCCTGGGGATGTTATATTTCATCCTAGCCATGCTTGCAAAACCAAGCGCGGTTGCCGTACCCCTATTAGCATGGTTTTTGGATTATTTAATATTAAAAAGGACATTTAAACAGAGTGTAACTAATGTTTTGCCTTGGATTGCTTTAGCCATACCATTTATTATAATTGGGAAGAAAATTCAGCCAGATATACAGGTAAGCTTTGTACCGCAACTATGGCAGCGGCCTTTTGTGGCAGGAGACGCAATAGCATTCTACCTTTACAAGCTATTTTTTCCGTTTAACCTCGGTCCAGACTATGGCCGCACACCTGCATATGTTTTAGATAATTGGTGGGGATACGTAACCTGGATTGCACCGTGTTTGATTACGGTGATGGCTTGGACACAGCGAAACAAAGCCCCCTGGTTTGCTGCAATTTGTGTAACAGTAGCAGGCCTCCTACCTGTTCTTGGCTTTGTACCATTCGTTTACCAAAGTTACTCAACAGTTGCTGACCGTTACTTATACCTTCCAATGCTAGGTCCGGCATTGGCTGTTGCATGGCTAGCATTGCGCTTAAAGGGCAACCTATCAAAAAGTGTATTGGTATTGGCGCTTGGAGTTTTTGCAACTTTGGCTTTTTCTCAGCAAAATCATTGGTACAACACTATATCTTTGTTTGAGCATGCATTAAGTGTTAACCCCCGGAGTTACATCGCGTGTAACAACATGGCGGTAGTGTTTATTTCAAAGGGAGAAATTGACAAGGCAGCAGAATACCTTGGACGCGCACTCGAAGTCCGCCCAGAGGATGCAGAAGCAAACAATAACATGGGATTCCTTCTAGCAAACCAGGGCAAACTAGATGAAGCAACAGAGTTCTACCAAAGAGCAATAAAAGCAAAGCCCAACTATTCGAGCGCGTACGTCAATCTTGGAAACATCTATGTATCTAAAGGAGACTTCCAAAAAGCCATTGAGTATTACCATAAAGCCATTTCTTTCAATCCATATGATGCAGCTGGTCATGGAAATCTTGGCTATGCACTATACCGATTAGGCAAGGCTGAGGAGGCAATTAAGGAATATAGACTAGCCATTCGTCTAAGACCAGGCTTTATGGAAGCGCACGCAAACCTTGGCGACGCCTTCATGGCCCAGGGTAAAATTGAAAATGCAATCGAAGAGTATAAAGAAGCAGTCCGATTGAGGCCTGATTTTGCAAGAGCATGTATTGGTCTAGGCATAGCTCTTAGTCGCTTAGGCAAATTCGATGAGGCTGCTGATATCTTTTCACAAGCTATAAAAGCTAATCCAGAATCTGTAGAAGCCCATTATGGGTTGGCAAATGCTTTATTTAGGCTAAAGAGATATGATGAAGCAATCGCTGAGTACTCTAAAGCCGCACATCTAAAACCAAACTTTGGGGGAGCCCACCGCAACATGGCGGTATGCCTCTTCTTGGTCGGAAGATATTCTGATGCATGGCTAGAGGTACAGCTTGCTCGTAAATATGGCGTTGAGCCACATCCAAACTTCCTCAAAGCACTCTCGCAAAAGATGCAAAAACCTTAG